The Sporosarcina sp. 6E9 genome segment ATCCATAAGACGTTGAACGACCCGTTGCACGGAAAAGGGATCCGACCTGATCATTATATCCCTTGGACACCTAAGCATATAGATGAGGATTTGGATCTTTTTTATGCAATAGAGATGTTAGGAGAAAGCCAGATAGCAGAAGGATGATTTGCAGGCGTTTCTAAGTGGATTTGGCGCGGGGTTCTTGGTTTTTACAACACTATGGTGATGTTTATAGGTGGAATGGCAATACGAGGAATTACTTTCACTTTTGGCCCGCAGTACGGCTTAATTTCCGTTATAACACTCGTTTTTTACGTAGTGACCATATTACTTTTGATAAAGAAAAAGAAGATAATCCTTGGCCTTTTTACGTAGGTATAATACCTTCATTGATCGGCTTAATTATGTTTATTAATGGGGCATTACATGAGCTGATAATTTAATATCTATTTTCCGATGGGCTTCTATCTCATAGGTCATCACCAAGTGTATAGTTTAAACTTTTTACGTTTAAATTTAGCGCTAAGTATATTCTGGAATGGGGAAATTTTGGAGCGCAACCTGATTTAGTGGGGAGGTAGTGGATTCAGATATGGAGGAAGAATATCGGAATAACAAGAAGAAGTTTAACGAAAAAAAGTTAATGATGAGAGAAGCAGGCTTTGCAGTAATAGTAATAATACTTTTTCTTCAATACTTTAAACTAGCTGCTTACTTGTCAAATGAATATTTTTTCGAAAGTTATTTTATGAGTTATCTGGTTTTGTTTTTAGGTATTCCATTATGTTACTATGTAGCGAAATATTTAGTTAGGGTAATTAAGGAAATAATTTGAACAAAAAGCAAGTCTTACTTCCGGTAACGGGTGCGTTGAATACGGAAACGTAAAATACAAAAATATAATACAGTGGGGTGCGATTGCTTCACAAGTAATCGCCTCAATACCGCAATATGGCCACTTTGCTGCATATAACTGTTGCATTCCGTTCCGGAGCACGCTTTCCGGAGGGCGTGGCTTGAGCGCTTCCTTCGCTGCGCTCCGTCGAGGGTCTCAAGGCTCACGCTGATCCTCTCGGAGTCGGCGCCTGCACTTCAAGCAACAGAGTGTATTAAGTATAAAGTCAAGGTGAAAAAACTAAAAGGGGTGTATAAAATGAATAAAAAGGTTTTTTTGCCACTTGTCTTAATTGTACTTTTAATTGGGGGACTAATTTATTATTTCTTAGCAGTTTCTCAATACGAACCCTCGCAGGAGTTATATGAATTCCCGATCCCGAAAAACGCTGAACTCATTCAAAAAAGTTCTTATGGTATAAGTTATGATTGGTCCTTAGCATCTGAAGAACACGGAATTCCATATGGATATAAATGGGCAATTAAAGCGAATGGATGGAAAGAGGGGGAAAGAGAAGGTGCTTCAGTTCATTATACGAAAGGGAATAGAAAAATAGATTTGATTTCATCTACGAAACATTTGAATATACTTAAAGTGAAATGATTAGTTAATTTACCAAACGGGTGCGATTGTTGCACAAGTTTCATGCCATTACGGGCCATTTTCGTTTAGTTGAAGAATAAAATGGGGGCTTTTATGTCGCATTTGACACAAATTGCGACGGTAACGAAAGGGGTAAAAAGAAAATGAACGATACAAGTAAATCAGTAGCTAAAACGGGTATTACATTCGGTTCAGCGTTGGCAATCGCAATATCTTGGAGTTTACACAAATCAATTTTATGGGCATGTATTCATGGTTTTTTTAGTTGGTTTTATGTAATCTATTATGCTTTTACAAGATAAACTTGATGCACATTTCGAACATAATGTGTAGTAGGTATTTATTCAAGAAACCGGTACTTTAGCTGAATAAAAGTTGTGCAAGAATATGGACCATTGAATTAGACGAGTAAGTATAAGTAAGTAGGCTCAATAAAGCAGGGGGGAGATTGTATGTTGCATAGTTTGATGCAAGAATTAGGCTATTTATATTATGAAACTTGGTTTATCTGGCCTTTTGTATTTGTTATTTCATTGGTTCTTGCGATTTACTCCTTAGTAAAAGATGATAAAATGTCATTAAAACATACCATCTTTGCCTCCATATCCCTTTTAATAATTCTCGCCGGAGTAACTGCTCCTATATATGCTTAGTCACTAACGGATGCTTTTATTAAATAGGATGAGAAAAAAAGCCGTATTGGAAGGGGGAAATTGAAATGCTTTTCGTATATTCATTTCTTGGATTTTTTATGATTTACTTCACTATTTTTGCAATACGAGCGATTATTGACGAAAAACATAAACATTATTTTATGATCTACACCATTCTTGCATCTATATGTGGTGGGGGAGCACTTTTTTTCGTATTGTTAGGTGCATTAGGATAACTCAACTAACGGGTGCGATTGTTGTACAGATCATATGCTATTAACAGGCCATTTTGTATTAGAAGGATTATGTTTGAACAAGGTTCATTGATGTGGTGACAATGAAATATCTTTTAAAGAAGTCAGTTTAGACAAAGCAAATAAAAATGTAAAAGAATTTACTGAGTATATTGCAACTACTGAAGATGATGAAGGAAATGGTATTTATATGTTCAATGATTCGGCAAAAGTTAGCTATCTGTACCTAACCCAAGATTTTTTGGAGAGTAAAAAACAATTCGGAGATTTGAATCTGAAACTTGATGGGAATTCACTGAATATTCATTCGACCGAAGCCTCTGATGTTAAGGATTTAAACGATAAATATAAATTATATATATAAATGGTGAGGAAACATATTTTCAACTAGTAGGTGCATAAAAGTTGATAGAAAATCTGAAATCTAGCATAAAGATTGGCTCATACTCAATTAACGGGTGCGGTTGTTGCACAAATATAATGCGAGGCTAATGAGTTGAAGAATCACTTAGCTTCTTCTGCTAAAGGGGCAGTAGCGTATAGAGGAAGAAGATGACTTAATTTATGGGTGAGTTTATGAAAAAGATAATTATAACTTTTGTTCTTGTAATATTAGTCGTTGTTATTCTAGTGAATTTAGATACATTGTACCTAAAGTTACAAGAAAGTAATGTGAGTAATGAAGATTACTACGTCAGTGAAATAAATGCTGAAAGAGATAGAAAAGGGCAAAGTATGTTAGAAATAACTGACCTTAACTTTTATACACAATACTCCGGAAAAAATATTTATTTAACACAAGTCTATGTTGAAGATAAACTTGAAATGATTTTTTTAACCAGAGCCTCGAAAAACGGTTTCCTGGACTGGGAATATCACACACTCCCATTTACCACCACAGAAAACATTATTGGAGATTCGTTGGACGATTGGGTCTTAAACTAACGTGCGCGATTATTAAATAGATCGCCTTAAGGCGATAGGAATGAGCTAAAAGCAACAGGAGGTAGGTAATTGTTTAAACGTAAGTTGTATTATTCTAATTGTAATCGTGAAGTTCAACCAGTAGAAGTAATATATGCAAAAATGAGAGTGCCACAATATGCAGGGATGGTAGAAATTAAAGCATATTTGAAAAACGAGAGCAAAATCCTTTGTTAGATTGTTCTAAACAAAAAGTGTGAACAAAGGCAAGTTATCGGCTGCGATTATAGCATACCGTTTTGCCACGATCGGTCCATTTAGGAGAGGAGAATTTTCTTGATTGAGTTGTTAAAAAACATTTATCAGTTATCAGGTGTTGTCCTGCTCATATGTGGCATTTACTACTATTTTCATTTCAAGAAGATTAAGAAGAACAGGAAATTAACTAGAGTTGAACTCTCCATTTACATCATAACTAGAGTTGCATTTTTCCTATGTGCAGGTAGTTTTCTACTGCTGTTTTTGGATAGAAACTTTGGATGAAAATTATAAAGCAATCGGGCCAAATTGGGGGAGAGAAGTTGAAGAAAAAGTATTTGATTTTAATTAGTTCAATTACGTTAATCTTAATACTATTTGGTTGCTCAACAAAAAAGGAACAATTTAATGATGGAAATATTGTTTTCAATGTTGTTGATACTCAATCTACCAATGAGTTCCAAACTTATAGGATAGAAATATCAAACACAACTGGATTTGATTTAACCCATCTTAGTTTCAATTTAAGTTACCCAATAAAAACGTCAAATGGCTCAAAAGATAATCCTTTTGTAGTTGAAGGAACAGTAGATAATTCAGCAGAATCAGTAAACCTTAAATCAGGAGAAACAACAACGTTTTCAGTATATGCTCCTATAAGTGAGGTTTTTTCTGATACCAATTCACTCGATTTTGAGAACCCGAGTGTTAAATTGAAAGGTTATTTTAAAAAAGGAGATACCGAAATTCCATTTGGCGTGTCTGGTGGTTTAAATGTTCTCATTGATAATTAAATAAATCAGGATAGGGTACTTTAATCGTACAGTGTTGTACCAGAATCGGGTGCTTTACTTCTATTAGAGGCTATGCCCCTTTTTTTTATTCGATTAACGGTGAAGTTTTCTTCAATAAGGACAAATAGTCTTTCCAATGATATACAGTAAAAAATCGAGAATGGAGAAATAATTTGTGAGGAGGAATAAAAAGGGTGATTCTAATGAGTAGATTTTTTCTTTTATTCTTAACATCAATAATTCTTATTGGGTGTACTCAAATTACTAAGAATGAAGCGAGCTCAATGTATTTAGATGGAATTATTATTGTTGATGATAAAGAGTATAATTTGATACACGGATATTATGCATACAAAGATGAAAAAATAGAAATTAATAAATTAGACCCTTTCTCCCCGATGGAAGCAGCAGACGAATTCGAAACTTTAGCAGTTGCAAAAAATAGTAAAATAGAAATTGTACTTGAAGATAAAACAACTAATTTAACTGTTCATAAATGGAATGAGAATGGTGGAGTTGAAGAAGTTCTATTAGAAGATAATGTATTAACAGTTCCCGAGGAAGAAGGCTATTATGTATTTGAAGTAGTCGGAAAATGGAAAAATGGTGAAACAACCTTGGTATTTGATCTTGATGTTAAATAGAGGTTTTGTATTACATTTAAACTAACAGGTGCTTTAGCTGAATAAAAGTTGTGCAAGAATCGGGCCATATGGGGGAAATTCACAAATGGGAAAAAGAAGAAAAAGCAAAGACAATCATGTCGTTTTAGATATAGCTGTGGAGATAGTGCTAAACGTTGTGCTTTACATTCCTAGGTTAATTATAAGCTTAATTAGATGGCTATCCTGAAGGTCAAATTGCAACTAATGGGTGCGTTAAACGAATAAGGAATCGTATAACAATCTGGTTTATGATACATAAGAAAAACAATTTTATTAGACTGAAGTGGCAAAGGGGAGTGTCTATTGAGGAAGTTACTAATAGTGCTAGCACTACTTTTTATTATTGGGTTTATTTACATTCTAATTTTCAACCCTAAGAAACAACCTCAAGAATCACCGGAAATAGTGTCTAAATTACAGGATAATGGTTTTGTTGATGGAAAAAGAGAATTTATTTTTAGTGTTGAGAATGTAGACAAAAATGAAATTGAGTTCCAATACTTAACCGCTCTAGAATATAATTACTCATTGGAATATTTGAATGGCCAGGATTTAGACACTTTTAATGGAACAACAGAACATATTGATTTGCAAGAAGAAAATGAAGAGGCTAGAAAGTTATTATTAAAACCAAATGAGCGAATTGAATATAGGTTGCATTTAAGTGGTTATCCCGCAGGTGAATATGAAATGACTATATCCCCAGCGGTCTATGAATATGACTTCGGTCTTCAAAGGATAGAATTTAGTATTAAATAGGGAATGAAGAGTATTAAATTAACGTGGGAAGTTGTTGAATAAATAAGCTTGGCGTGAAATGGTATGCTGTTCCAATCATTTCAGACATGCTTCTGGAAATAGGTGGCATTGAGTATCCGATGGCTCCATTTAATGGTTGGTATATGGGAACTGAAATTGGTGCGAGAAAATTAGCAGATCAAGACCGCTATAATTTGTTGCCGAAAGTCGCTGAAATAATGGAATTAGATACTAAATTAAACAGTTCACTGTGGATAGACAAAGCTTTAGTGGAATTAAATATCGCAGTAATCCATTCTTACCAACAAGCTCAGGTAACGCTCGTAGACCATCATACAGCTGCAAAACAATTTAAAGCTTTTGAAGAAAATGAAAGGAAAAGTGGTCGACCGCTTATAGGTAATTGGGTATGGCTTATTCCACCGATATCACCTGCATCAACTGACATTTTCCATAAACCGTATAACAATGAGATTGTAACGCCTAATTATTTTATTCAAGCTGCTCCTTCAGAAAACTAATAGTAAATTAGGGCGATTATTAGTGGAGTCTAATATACTGGGTGCTCTTTCAATTTTAACAGAGGTGGAAGACTCCTTAGTAATTATTGATATTGTGTTGGGTCGAACTCTAACTTATAAAAAGGGGTGTGAAAATGGATTCGTTACTCTGGATAACTGTTAGTTTCATCGTAATCGGATTTGTTGCTCTCTTTTCTATGAAAAAAGGTATGGAAAGGAAGCTTGCTTTAATAAAAGAAAACGAGATAAGTATGGAGAGTGAACAGATTTCACCTAAACCTATTATTCGGTGGATATGGGGATCCTTTCTTTGGGGAATCGTAAGCATCATTTTAATCGTATGGTCTTTTTCTGTTTATACGTAAAATAGAACTGTTGGACTCTGAAACATTCGACGATAGAGGGGGGCTTAATGATTTGAGATGGATCTTTGCTATACCATTTATTATATTAGGGGCTTTTTTATTTTCATTAACCATTGATGGTTTGGGAATTGTAGGGTATATAATTATGAAATCTATAGGGGTTGGATGTTTTTTCTTTGCTGGTCTTATTGTCAAAGACAAGAAAAAAAAAGACGACCATCTTAAACCATGGGGAGCAATTGCTGTATAAGTGATCGTACTTGTATCGCAAGCGACCCATTTTATTTGGATAGAAGAGGGGGAGACGGATAATGAAAAATTTACTTAGAACTACCCAAGTTCTCTTGGTACTATTGTTTATCGCGATTATTATGGTTAGCTCTTATTCTTCAACGGCAGTCAACATATTAGGAATTATCGGGATAGTAGTTTCTCTAGTGTATATACTTTTATATAAAAAAGTTAAAAGAGATTACGCTCAAGATTAATTCTTTAATGGGTGCGATTGCTTCACAAGTAATCGTCTCAATACCGCAATAGGGCCAGATTGTTAGGCATAAATTAAAGAATGGAATTGAATCAATTTAAAAGTTTTTAGAAAGCAGGCTGTTTCTATGAAAGAGAGATTGAAAAAAAGACTTGAATTTTTATATAAAGGTGAAAGATTTGCAATTATTATGTTCATCCCACCAGCTTTATTAATTCCTTATGCATACCCTGATTTACAGCTATATTCACTGCTTTCTTTTTGGACATCGTTTTTCTTATTGGAATTTATACTCATTCAGGGGACGTATTATTGGTATTCCAAGTGGAAGCGTCTAACCACCGAGGAGAAGTCAATAACCCCTGTAAGGACTATTAAACACTTAAAGAAATTAAAACCAATAAATATAAGTATCATAATTTTTTCTATTATTATGTTTTTAATCGATCTCTATATTCATTATCCTTTTTTACCGGTTAAGGGATTATTACTAAGCGGGTTTATATTGCTCTTTGCCTTCCTAGAATTTATAAATTACTTCTATGTTCAATTGTCATATGATAATAGGTCTGATCTAAGGTATTTAATAAAAACCAAGAAATTGAAACGCTCTTGTCTAAACCAAGATTTTAAGCATTTCTATCGGAGGGGAATAAAATGAAGAAAAATATTGTGCATATTTTAATTGCAATACTTATCATATCCAATATGATATCATTTTTGAAAATTAACAACCTGCAAAGACAAATAGAAAACACACATGCTGAAATGAATGACTTAAGGTACAGTATAAATGAAAATGTGGATACAATTTACGCAAATGTTGACGAGATGTTAAAACAAAAGGTGAGTCTTATTGAAAGTGCTACTACCGATATAGGCGCAATTAATGTCGAAGAAGTTACGGTGCCTATTACATTTACGCTTACACCAAAAGAAGTCAGTAAAAGCACTGCTGTCACGCTTGATTTTAATGGTGAATCATTTCCTATGGAGAGAAATGGTGACACCTTCCTCACAACTGTTTCCCGTGATGTTTTTGAAGATGCATTGCCTAAAATTATAATTAATGATAGTGGTCTAAAAAAAATCACACAAGACGACCGAATCGGTATTTGGAATATTAAAGAGACAATTTTCCCAACGCTCATACCAAGTTTCGGAGGTGAAATGAGTTATGGCGATGATACGTTTAGAAGAAAAGGAAGTCTTTTTGCAGACGTCAATGAAGTGGTCGCAGAATTAAAGTTCACTAGTATACGCCTTGTAATTGATGTAGATGATGAATTGATTTCTGATGAGACAATCCCAAACTATGCACTCTCGAACGGTTACGAATTGGAAGAGGAAACGCCTATCAGTAATGGGCAGGTTTATACGATGAAAGTAATAGCCAACGACAGTATAGGCTTTGAACATCACTATATTGTAGAGCAGTGGGTTGCAGGTACTAATTCTCCTGATGAAATAATAGATCACGAGCAAATTTACTCTGCTGATGGAAAGCTCCTTTGGGAAACCCATTACGATTAAAAATGGAAGTAAGAACATCTTTCGCAAAATGAGCATTATCTTAATTTTATCATGTGACATACCATTTATATAATATACAGTTACTTTATTCAGCAAACTAGGCGCGATTGTTGTACAAACTTTATGCCATTAACTGGCCATTTTACGCAACAATACTTTATAAGTAAATTAGTTTGTGATGAATTGAAAGGAGGTATGTTATTGAGAAAAACACTAATTCTTTCATCGATACTTGTTGTTATTTTTGGCATAGTATTGAATTTTCCAGAGTTTTTAATGGGAAGTCCTGCATCTATTAAGAATTTAATTGTCACACTTATATATATAATCGTTTGGACACTCATTTTTAAAATTAATTCGACTAGTAAAAATGATAAAGTAATGAAGTTTTATGCTATGTTTTGGATATTAACATTACTTTCCGCCATTATTACGGGGTATGTTTATATCACAAATGCAATTGTCGATTGGGCAATACCTTTTGCAATCGTGTTTTTGACTCAATGGTATGGTATTACTTTTTTTACTGAAAGTTTTTTAGTTTCATCTGTAATAATAATGATAGCTTCTTTAATTATGATTATTATGACTTTCTTATCTATTAAAAAGCTAAATGAGTAAGCATTATTTTATTAACGGCTTTCAATAATCGGGTGCGATTGTTGCACAAGTTTTATGCCATTAACGGGCCATTTTATTGAATCATTACTTAAACTAACAGGGACAAATTGTTGAATGTTGATTTAAGGAGGGGCTATTCTTTGAATAAAATAAACAAGAATCATATTGTCTTGAGTTTATTGCTTTGTTTTTTAGTACCACTTTTTATACCGAGCTCTTTATCTACCGATGGGAAGGAAAGTTATGTGTATGGACTTCCGTTAGAATATGTAACGATATATCAGCAGAATCCAAACAGTGGCTGGTTTTTCGATAATTTTTTCAATGGAAATACAGGTTTGGCAATAAATCCTGGTACTTTTGCAATTAATGTAATTATAGTTTACTTGATAATAAGATTTATCAGCAGTAGATTTTATAAGAAAAACAAATCTATTTAGAAGCACTTGATATTCACTAAACGGGTGCGATTGTTGCCCAAAACTTATGCCATTAACGGGGCATTTAGCAGAGCAAGGACTAATTTTTTTAGAATAGGAAAAAGGGAGGATAGATTATTATGAAGTTTATATCATTTACTGCTATGTCGAACAAAAGTTTAGATCGTAAAGTTAACGACTTTCTTGATTCTCATTCTGGAATCGAAGTAATTGATATTAAATTTACCGCCAGCTTTGGAAGTATCTTTGCGGCAATTTTATATCGCTAATAGGAGCCGAATTACTTATCTGCAATCGGGTGCGATTGTTGAAGAAATTTTATGCCATTAACAGGCCATTTTGCACAAGAAGATAATATATTATTTGGGGGGATTAAAATGGATTTGTTATTGGTATCTGTTGCACTTTTATTTTCTGGGGGAGCGTTTCTCTATTCCTCTGAAATAAAAAAGGAGAATGAAAAACTGAAAGAAAGGATTGAAAAAATAGAAGAAGCAATTAAATAATGCCGTAATCGGGTGCGATTGTTGTACAAATTTTATGCCATTAACGGGCCATTTAGCTGAACAATGATAAATAACTACAAAGGAGCAAGTATATGGATTATATCTTTCTAATCACAGGGGCGTTTTTAATGCCTGTTTTGTGCATTGTATTTTGTTTGAATTTGGTTTCTATATTGAAAAAGGTAAAACACGAAGAGAAAACTACAGTCAATACTTTTTGGCTTACAATATCGTTTACTCTTATTATGTGGAGCATTGCAATGCTAGCAGGAGGCATTAATAATTAAGCAAACGGGCGCGTTTGCAGCATAGCAGTGTACTAGAATCGGGCCAGTTTAGTTGAAGAAGGAATTTATACTTTTTAGTCTAATTATTTTATACAGACGCATTAAAGGAGGGCTTTAGATGAATATTACCATTCGTAAGATGCACTACGATGATACAAAACAAGTTCAAAGCATAGCGAAAACAACTTGGAATGCCACATATGAGGGCATAATTCCCTTAGAAGTACAAAAAAATTTCTTAAAATTAAATTACAGTGATGAAAGTATGAAACAACGTATAGAACGTTCTATTGTTTATGTTGCAGAAGTTGAGGGAAAGTTGTCGGTTTTGCAAACTATTCCACAGTAAGGGATGGTGGAAAGGTCGAATTGGCGGCTATTTATCTTTATCCAGAATTCCAGGGTAGAGGGATTGGTACTGCTTTGATACAACAAGCGGTTAAAGAATTAGAAGGTATAAAAGAAATTTATATAAACGTCGAAAAAGATAATAAGATTGGCATGAACTTTTATGAAGCTAAAGGGTTTGAAATAGTTAAAGAATTTGATAAAGAGTTCGATGGACATATCTTAAAACAAGTACGAATGGTAAAAAAGTTTAATTATTAAGCTAACGGGTGCGATTGTTGAATAAAAAATTTGATAGCATCTAATTAATAAACCCTTTTATTTGTAAGTTAACAAATTACATTAATATGTTTTTAACTTACAAATTAAGATTTACATCCCTAATTGCTGGTATATTGGTAAGGCGAAGCCCCCAATTCATGTGTCAATTGGGGATTTTTTTAACGGTGAACTAGTAACAACAGGCCAATTACTTGGAAAGGTCGGGTATTCTGAAAGTATGTTGAACCTCACTTGCATATAAATGTGGAATTAGATGGTGTAGGGTTGCCGATTTATTACTGGTGAGAAATTGACTAAAAC includes the following:
- a CDS encoding Fe3+ hydroxamate ABC transporter substrate-binding protein translates to MFKRKLYYSNCNREVQPVEVIYAKMRVPQYAGMVEIKAYLKNESKILC
- a CDS encoding general stress protein, which translates into the protein MKERLKKRLEFLYKGERFAIIMFIPPALLIPYAYPDLQLYSLLSFWTSFFLLEFILIQGTYYWYSKWKRLTTEEKSITPVRTIKHLKKLKPINISIIIFSIIMFLIDLYIHYPFLPVKGLLLSGFILLFAFLEFINYFYVQLSYDNRSDLRYLIKTKKLKRSCLNQDFKHFYRRGIK